One window from the genome of Oncorhynchus gorbuscha isolate QuinsamMale2020 ecotype Even-year linkage group LG14, OgorEven_v1.0, whole genome shotgun sequence encodes:
- the LOC123995298 gene encoding armadillo-like helical domain-containing protein 4, giving the protein MGKMLFPATLHHLLLVGVCLCVYSTPVPPLHDYAPASQDSGCDGQAGEPMEGEACVTPATPASVTSTSVQSGPSDPGRLSYGMAEHMTGSWTDLSENVGAGGGTGPDVMGRKPGGIEPVMQARNVDSHEGISGPGGAKSHGREAETGVASESFSEGKETHRLPVEAPELYTDKEMKVGPEEDPMEDVPTITTGAMIASLGERQGMTVAMKTLRVALHGASTAARAPEPDSQTGMHLAGDRRDIILEERPDLQGGKEGELRESLPDLGAPLLGQETDSPLTSIPPSVWRSSRDASSLPPSSLEAAGPASPHPQDGATAFALPDPLLPDLGPALTGSSRQDDPDSLWTEPLQQNGAVDASAPPLQDASTEGTMSSEDLPLIFEPFDDVTPEGAGVATAVLAAGNSQLSVSMSTTGMLLSEVEFDQVDTGDTGPSRVPPLVLPDWTSPWQTSGAEISEPICPSGPPIDPHPSETEQPGGSETIQNPEETPPTSEPNPTSIASQQINMTTVTKTTNLPVVKSGLEELESEEEPEVDENTEESEDSEEEQKETPIPAPTRPPYSLIPPPPVWVQRNQGLMRSWVELIREKAGYVSGMLAPVGIGIMGALLIVGALYSIRMIHRKRRNSFKHQRRRKARHTEQPREPSSNGQDQAMLLADSSEDEF; this is encoded by the exons ATGGGAAAGATGCTCTTCCCTGCAACTCTCCATCACCTCCTATTGGTAGGGGTCTGTCTCTGCGTCTACAGCACCCCAGTCCCGCCCCTCCACGACTACGCACCCGCCTCACAGGACAGTGGCTGTGATGGACAAGCTGGGGAGCCAATGGAGGGAGAGGCCTGTGTAACACCAGCAACACCTGCCAGTGTTACATCAACAAGTGTCCAATCTGGGCCctctgatcctggcagactgtcCTATGGGATGGCAGAACACATGACTGGCAGCTGGACTGACCTATCAGAGAATGTTGGAGCAGGCGGAGGCACTGGCCCTGATGTGATGGGACGCAAACCAGGGGGGATAGAGCCGGTGATGCAGGCACGAAACGTGGACAGTCATGAGGGTATATCTGGACCGGGAGGGGCTAAGAGCCacgggagggaggcagagacaggggTTGCCTCTGAGAGCTTCTCTGAGGGGAAGGAGACTCACAGACTGCCTGTAGAAGCTCCAGAACTCTACACAGACAAAGAGATGAAAGTTGGGCCCGAAGAGGATCCTATGGAGGATGTACCTACTATCACCACTGGTGCCATGATAGCTTCCCTAGGAGAGAGGCAAGGGATGACAGTGGCCATGAAAACACTCAGAGTTGCTCTACATGGTGCTTCCACAGCAgccagagccccagaaccagatAGCCAGACAGGGATGCACCTTGCTGGGGATAGAAGAGACATCATCCTGGAAGAGAGGCCAGATCTCCAaggaggaaaggaaggggaaCTCAGAGAGAGCTTGCCCGACCTCGGAGCTCCTCTTCTGGGGCAGGAGACAGACTCCCCATTGACCTCGATCCCTCCGTCAGTATGGAGATCCAGCAGAGACGCTTCATCGCTGCCCCCTAGTAGTCTTGAGGCCGCTGGCCCTGCATCTCCACACCCCCAAGATGGAGCGACAGCGTTTGCTCTCCCAGACCCCCTCCTGCCTGACCTTGGACCAGCCCTGACAGGATCCTCCAGACAGGATGACCCTGACAGCCTCTGGACTGAACCACTACAGCAAAATGGGG CCGTGGATGCCAGTGCCCCTCCCTTGCAGGACGCGTCCACAGAGGGCACAATGTCATCGGAGGACCTCCCTCTCATCTTCGAGCCCTTTGATGATGTCACACCTGAAGGGGCGGGGGTAGCGACAGCCGTTCTCGCGGCCGGCAACTCACagctgtctgtctccatgtctaCCACGGGGATGCTACTGTCAGAGGTGGAGTTCGACCAGGTGGACACAGGTGACACGGGGCCATCCCGTGTCCCACCACTGGTGCTACCAGATTGGACGTCACCATGGCAGACATCCGGGGCTGAGATCTCTGAGCCTATCTGTCCTTCTGGTCCACCCATAGACCCCCACCCTTCAGAGACAGAACAGCCAG GTGGTAGTGAGACCATACAGAACCCAGAGGAAACCCCGCCCACCTCCGAACCCAACCCTACAAGCATCGCCTCCCAGCAGATCAACATGACAACGGTCACCAAGACAACCAATCTGCCTGTGGTCAAATCAGGTCTGGAGGAACTGGAGTCTGAAG AGGAGCCAGAGGTGGATGAGAACACAGAGGAGTCAGAGGACAGCGAAGAGGAACAGAAGGAGACCCCTATCCCAGCCCCCACTCGACCTCCCTACAGCCTCATCCCCCCGCCTCCTGTCTGGGTGCAGCGCAATCAGGGCCTGA TGCGTAGCTGGGTGGAACTGATCAGAGAAAAG GCAGGGTATGTGTCTGGGATGTTGGCCCCGGTGGGCATTGGCATCATGGGGGCCCTGCTCATCGTTGGGGCCCTCTACAGCATCAGGATGATCCACCGTAAGAGGAGGAACAGCTTCAAACACCAGCGCAGGAGGAAGGCCAGGCACACGGAG CAACCCAGGGAGCCAAGCAGCAACGGCCAGGACCAAGCCATGCTATTGGCTGACAGCTCTGAGGACGAGTTCTGA
- the LOC123995299 gene encoding N-alpha-acetyltransferase 30-like, with translation MAAVPTGPSSALPASPAEISPFPGEGEQPGCGWEGSVTRQEQRVSEDKRPSKKKQKNMLSHANPAALHLKTQAPQEQQLNGLVSPSEDCEIYNHTTENRSDSPRPSMELCDSSSFGDDPSDKNNSDHCWQHEDHSPCSKGSRHPHLNNNGMNGMLTITRTEAFQSHTVTGHSPGGNARKRECDPTEAPRPPSQQPPDCEGLGEHRAGVESEPDVIHQPPVSELARLDLNCSPDREAEESQGIHYVRYESELQMPGIMRLITKDLSEPYSIYTYRYFIHNWPQLCFLAMVEQECVGAIVCKLDMHKKMFRRGYIAMLAVDSKHRRKSIGTNLVKKAIYAMVEGDCDEVVLETEITNKSALKLYENLGFVRDKRLFRYYLNGVDALRLKLWLR, from the exons ATGGCTGCAGTGCCGACTGGGCCTAGCAGCGCATTGCCAGCATCCCCGGCTGAAATTTCTCCCTTCCCCGGGGAAGGGGAGCAGCCCGGCTGCGGTTGGGAGGGCTCTGTAACACGACAGGAGCAGCGGGTCAGCGAGGACAAACGGCCAAGTaagaaaaaacagaaaaacatgCTATCGCATGCTAACCCGGCTGCGCTACACCTCAAAACGCAGGCCCCACAGGAACAGCAGCTGAACGGGTTGGTCAGTCCGTCTGAAGACTGTGAGATCTACAACCACACAACGGAAAACCGATCCGACAGTCCGAGACCGTCCATGGAGCTCTGTGACAGCAGCAGTTTTGGAGACGACCCGAGTGACAAAAATAATAGCGACCATTGCTGGCAACATGAGGACCACAGTCCGTGTTCGAAAGGCAGCCGCCACCCTCACTTGAACAACAATGGCATGAACGGTATGTTGACTATCACAAGAACTGAGGCTTTCCAAAGCCACACTGTAACCGGACACAGCCCCGGTGGTAACGCTAGGAAAAGGGAATGTGACCCCACAGAAGCCCCTCGACCACCGAGCCAGCAGCCCCCAGACTGCGAAGGCCTTGGCGAGCACCGGGCTGGAGTAGAAAGTGAACCCGACGTCATACACCAGCCGCCGGTGTCAGAATTAGCGAGGCTGGATCTGAACTGTTCGCCTGACCGAGAAGCGGAAGAGAGCCAGGGGATTCATTATGTCCGCTACGAGTCCGAGTTACAGATGCCAGGAATCATGAGGTTGATCACCAAGGACTTGTCTGAGCCGTATTCCATTTATACCTATAGGTACTTCATCCACAACTGGCCTCAGCTCTGCTTTCTG GCCATGGTGGAGCAGGAGTGTGTGGGGGCCATTGTCTGTAAGCTGGACATGCACAAGAAGATGTTTCGTCGTGGCTACATCGCCATGCTGGCTGTAGACTCGAAACACAGGAGGAAAAGCATTG GTACTAACCTGGTGAAGAAGGCCATCTATGCCATGGTGGAGGGGGATTGTGATGAG GTGGTTCTGGAGACTGAGATCACTAACAAGTCAGCTCTAAAGTTGTATGAGAACCTTGGTTTTGTCCGAGACAAGCGGCTCTTCAGATATTACCTGAACGGTGTGGACGCACTGAGGCTCAAACTGTGGCTccgctag